The nucleotide sequence GTGCCGGCCACGCCGGACGGGCGGCGGCACACGAAGGGGTTGTTCAGGGAGGCGGACGCCTCCTCGGCGAGGGCCGGCGCGCCCAGCAGCAGGGTGGACGCGGCCAGCAGCGACTTCTTCAGGAAGGAACGGGCAGGGAAAGGCATGAGGTGGGTGCTCCAAGGTGGACGGCGAACGACAACAGGGGACGGACACACCGGTGGCTTCCCGGTGTGTCCGTCCCGACTTCAGGATTCAGGGATGAAGGACTTCAGCGACGGCTCAGATGCCCTTGCACAGACCGGCGCCACGGCCGTCGTTGGCCGCGCCACCGCAGCGCAGCGCGCCGGTGGAGCTGCAGGGGATGAAGCCCTGGCCGACGAGGATGTTCTGGAAGGAGGACTTGTTGCTGTAGATCCAATCGAACAGCGTCTGCTCCTTGGCGTCCTTCACGAAGTTGACGTTCTCGTTGAGGAAGATCTGCCGGGCCAGGGGGTAGGCGTTGGCCGGGTCGGTGATGAGCTTGCGGACGTTGGCGGCGGTGGGCGCGATGCCATTGACGCTCACGGCCACGTTGCCCGTCGTCTTCGCGGAGTCACCGGCGAAGCCGATGGCAGTCTCGTCACTGGCGGTCAGCTTGCCGATGCACACGGTGGCGCTGTCGGAAGTGGTGCACGGGGACGGGTTGGTGGCGGCAGCGTCGGTGATGGTCACCACGCCGGGGCAGAAGGCGGCGCTGGTGTTCTCGGCGACCTTCTCCTTGAAGACCTCCGTGGTGCCGGACAGGTCGTCGCGGCGGAAGACCTTGATGGCGCCGGTGCGGGTGCTGCCCGGGACCTGGCTCCAGTCCGTCCAGCAGGCGCCCGTCACGGTGGTGACGACGCCGCCCACCGTGCGGCGGTACGAGGAGAAGAACAGGCTGGCCAGGTCATCGCGGCTGATGTTGGTGAGGCCGTTGTCCGACTTGACGAAGGCGTTCACCGCGTCCAGCGCGATGACGTTGCTCTTCTCACCGGGGCAGCACGCGCCGTTGCGCGGGTTGCCGTTGTTATCGGTGCCACCGGTGCCGGTGCCGCCGGCACAGGCAGTGGACGTCGCCCTGTAGTCGCGCGACATGGGGGCCAGCGTCTGCTGCCGGCCGCTGCAGTACGTGATGACGCCCACGATGGAGCCCGTGCGCACACAGCCCTCACCGACGCTGGAGCCCTTGCCCTCGATGGACAGGCTCGCGAGGGAGGAGGCGTTGGCGGTAATCATCGCGCCCTTCAACGTGTCCGAACCGAAGAACTTGTTGCCATCGGTCAGCTCGGCCGTGACGGACGCCGGGACGACCTCGTCGGCGGACTGGCCGCCACAACCCACCATGGAAACCGCGACGACCGCAGCGGACATCACCGTCTTCATCATCTTCATGGACGACTCCTCAGGTGTTGCACTGGGTTGACACGCCACTCGCCGCCCGTGGCTGCATGGCAATGCGGTGCCTCCCCGCGCTGCGGGGCCAGACTGGATGCAAGGACTCTGGGGGAGGACCATCGAACCCGGCTCATCCCGGATTCGACGGAGCGCAAGGTGCCTCATTGGCCAGACATGCGGTGACTCAGTTGCGTCAAATCTCTGCCAGCGTCGGGTCACACCGCCACGCGCGAATCTTCCCGCCACCAAAGGTCACAGCCCCGCAAGTGATTGCATGACAATGGCCGTGACAGCCCATGCAAGGGTTTGCATGGACGTGATGTTTCCTGTTCGTGATGCGTGGGCGGCCCACGCGGCCCGCGCGAGCGGACACGGTGCGCCACCTCGGGAAACCGCTACATCGCTGTAGCAATGACAACCCGGCTACATGAGGCGCAACCGTCCCACCCGGTGGAGCCCCACCGTCCACGCATGGACACGTGGGGCCCGGAGGCCACGCCTGCTCGCCGTGCCTGCCTCGTCCGCGCACCGTGCATCCCTCGCCTGCCCTGCTGGCGGAGGAGTCCGTCGCTTTTTCCCCGGCGTTCTCCGGCGGACAGGGAGTTTTTTCAGCGCCGAGGACAAACGTCTCGCCCCCTGGGCCAGGGTCCGGCCCGTCCCCAGAGGGAAAGCCACGCCGCGGCGAGTCCTGGCAATGCCCTTGCAGAAGAGCCTCCACGGTTGAGGGCAGGGGGCTGTCGGGCGGGGCGGGGGAGAGGCCGGGGCGGGGATGGGGTGGCGTGGGTGGACATTCGCGGTGTGCGCAACAGGTCTTCTCCTCGTGGGGTGCGGGGAGAAGGCCCATGCGGCACCGCGCGCTCCGGGCTTGGAGGTAGCGGGGTCGGTCGCGGGTGAGGGCGAGGGGGCCATGGCGTGGTCGCGGTCGCTGGTGCTCGGGGACAGCGAGGCGCCGCAGACCATGGTGGCTCCCGACGGGGACGTTCTCGTCGCGGCGACGTACCGAGAGCCTTTGGACATCGGGGGAAGCCCCCTGCCCTTCAACCAGGTTTCAACGACGCCCCACCTGCTGGTGGCGCGCTTCTCTCCGGACGGGGCCCTGCGCTGGGCGCATGGGCTGGTGCCCCGGGAGGGAGCGGCGCGCGCCCGGGTGGGCGGACTCGCCGTGGACCGT is from Pyxidicoccus trucidator and encodes:
- a CDS encoding PstS family phosphate ABC transporter substrate-binding protein; translation: MKMMKTVMSAAVVAVSMVGCGGQSADEVVPASVTAELTDGNKFFGSDTLKGAMITANASSLASLSIEGKGSSVGEGCVRTGSIVGVITYCSGRQQTLAPMSRDYRATSTACAGGTGTGGTDNNGNPRNGACCPGEKSNVIALDAVNAFVKSDNGLTNISRDDLASLFFSSYRRTVGGVVTTVTGACWTDWSQVPGSTRTGAIKVFRRDDLSGTTEVFKEKVAENTSAAFCPGVVTITDAAATNPSPCTTSDSATVCIGKLTASDETAIGFAGDSAKTTGNVAVSVNGIAPTAANVRKLITDPANAYPLARQIFLNENVNFVKDAKEQTLFDWIYSNKSSFQNILVGQGFIPCSSTGALRCGGAANDGRGAGLCKGI